The Filimonas lacunae genomic sequence TGGGGCTCGGGACAAGGCGGTATGGAAACTTTTGAGCAACAGGTTACTGAATATGCCACCGGCAACGGGCAACCCCGGTTTAGCCCGTTCTTTGTGCCTAAGATGATCCCTAACATGGCTTCGGGTATGATCTCTATCCGCTATGGTTTCATGGGTATTAACTATACCACGGTATCGGCCTGCGCCACCTCCAATACGGCCATCATGGATGCGTTTAACTACATCCGCCTTGGCAAGATGAAAATAGCCGTAACAGGTGGTTCTGAAGCCCCGGTTACCCCTGCATCAGTAGGTGGTTTCAGCGCCATGAAGGCGATGTCGGCCCGCAACAACGCTCCTGCCGAAGCTTCCCGTCCTTTTGATATAGACCGAGATGGCTTTGTTATTGGCGAAGGCGCTGGTGCTTTGATATTAGAAGAATATGAACATGCCGTTAAAAGAGGAGCACGCATTTATGCAGAAGTAACTGGCGCCTCTATGACTGCCGACGCCTATCATATGACAGCCACCCACCCGGAAGGCCTGGGTGCAGCCAAAGCGATAGAACTGGCGTTACAGGAAGCCGGCATTACGATACAGGATGTAGATTATATAAACGTACATGCTACTTCTACCCCGGTAGGTGATTTGTCTGAAATCAATGCCATATCCCGCATTACCGGAACGGCCCCTTCCCCTTTTATCAGCTCTACCAAATCCATGACCGGTCACCTGCTGGGCGCTGCAGGCGCTATTGAAGCTATCGCTTCTATTATGGCTATTCAGCACCAGGTAATTCCACCTACTATTAATACCACCGTATTAGACCCCGCCATACCTGGCAATATGCGTATTGTAACGGGAGAAGCAATAGAAACGCCGGTGTCAGTAGCAATGAGTGATACATTTGGCTTTGGAGGACATAATAGCATTGTGGTGTTTAAAAAGTTTGTATAACAGTATTTTTGTTACACATCATAAAAGAGCCGCCTTGTATATAACAGAGCGGCTCTTTTATATACATAACAGCCCCAATACCTGCTAATAGGTGTATTTTCTTATCCATTCCTTGAATTAAATTATCCGAAGCTTGGTTTTGGTTGCAAACCGGTGCATTTTGAGCTTCTAAATCTTCCAATGTGAGAATTACTAAGTCGATTGCTTTACTGGGATGCCTGCTATACAGTAATCCTGGTGCAGCCCGTATCCCTGCCAATGATACTTTGTTAGCCAGGCAGCTACACCCCATAGGCCGTACCTTGTTAAATACAAGCAAACAGTTAGAACTGGTTACCTCTGCCGCGCATTTCGGTGTTAGTTTTACCGGTAGCACCTGTACCGTGTATGTGAAAGCGGATAATCCGGACGGTTACAACTACCTGCAATACGAGCTGGATGGTGTGTATCAGAAACGCATACGTGTAGAAGGCAAGCCTACAGCTCCTATTATTATTAACGCCCCCATAGGTGGCAAGCACCAGGTATGGATATATAAGGCCACAGAAGCACATACCGGAGCGCTGGTATTTAGTAAAATAGTAGCCGGCAACATCAAAGCGCTTACGGTGCCACTGCAGCCCCTTATTGAATTCATTGGCAACAGCATTACCTGCGGCGCAGCGGCTGACGCATCCGAAATACCCTGCGGCAGCGGGCAGTATCACGATCAGCATAATGCTTACAAAGCCTATGGCCCATCTGTAGCCCGCATGCTCTATTGCAACTATATTGTTTCCAGTGTAAGTGGTATAGGCATCTACCGCACCTGGAACCGGGAAAGCCCCAATATGCCACAGGTATATGACAACCTCGATTTTCAGGTGAACAGTACCCGTAAATGGAACCATGCCACTTACCAACCTAAGATCATCAGCATAGCCCTTGGTACAAACGACTTGAGCCATGGCGATGGATCGGCGCGGGAAGCTTTTGACAGCACCCGTTTTATTTCCGCTTATGTACAGTTTATACAACACATTAAACAATATCACCCGGATGCACAGATAGCTTTGCTATCAAGCCCGATGGTGAAGAACGCCGAAGGGGCACTTTTACAACGCTGCCTTA encodes the following:
- a CDS encoding SGNH/GDSL hydrolase family protein, which translates into the protein MRITKSIALLGCLLYSNPGAARIPANDTLLARQLHPIGRTLLNTSKQLELVTSAAHFGVSFTGSTCTVYVKADNPDGYNYLQYELDGVYQKRIRVEGKPTAPIIINAPIGGKHQVWIYKATEAHTGALVFSKIVAGNIKALTVPLQPLIEFIGNSITCGAAADASEIPCGSGQYHDQHNAYKAYGPSVARMLYCNYIVSSVSGIGIYRTWNRESPNMPQVYDNLDFQVNSTRKWNHATYQPKIISIALGTNDLSHGDGSAREAFDSTRFISAYVQFIQHIKQYHPDAQIALLSSPMVKNAEGALLQRCLTAIKNQVDALYPSGKKVAVFFFTPLEPHGCTGHPDVADHQIMANELKPFFKRLLGS
- the fabF gene encoding beta-ketoacyl-ACP synthase II, translated to MKRVVITGMGAITPLGNNVNTFWTALVAGKSGAAPITHFDASLFRTQFACEVKGFDASTLLDKAEVKRTDTFTQYALAAAEEAIKDSGFDVKQMDPFDVGVIWGSGQGGMETFEQQVTEYATGNGQPRFSPFFVPKMIPNMASGMISIRYGFMGINYTTVSACATSNTAIMDAFNYIRLGKMKIAVTGGSEAPVTPASVGGFSAMKAMSARNNAPAEASRPFDIDRDGFVIGEGAGALILEEYEHAVKRGARIYAEVTGASMTADAYHMTATHPEGLGAAKAIELALQEAGITIQDVDYINVHATSTPVGDLSEINAISRITGTAPSPFISSTKSMTGHLLGAAGAIEAIASIMAIQHQVIPPTINTTVLDPAIPGNMRIVTGEAIETPVSVAMSDTFGFGGHNSIVVFKKFV